A single genomic interval of Terriglobus albidus harbors:
- a CDS encoding helix-turn-helix domain-containing protein: MSSADRILVIRNRDLVPLLPEPVQAAEQPWSGVVLERHSVKPMEIPEHEHGDLCLHLQLSGDSDFEWWTEGKNRVETTAPGSMIVLPAGTRDRLRWTGPSDRLLLSLKSNEIARLAEETTGSPEVNFSPQWSATDSGLRNLLMEMGRQVHDGWPLGSLYANLLSLDLQHHLLRKYAGGAYKSPVIKGGLPRPQLRRAMEFMNEHLTTDLRLDEIAEELEISPFHFARAFRSSTGQTPHQYLLDRRMDEAKALLRHSAASVGEIAVRCGFNSPVNFTRAFRERVGCTPTEWRLQAS, translated from the coding sequence ATGAGCTCGGCCGACCGCATTCTGGTGATCCGCAACCGGGACCTTGTCCCTCTGTTGCCGGAGCCGGTCCAGGCGGCGGAGCAGCCATGGTCGGGTGTGGTGCTGGAGCGCCACTCCGTCAAGCCCATGGAGATCCCCGAACATGAGCACGGAGATCTGTGTCTCCACCTGCAGCTCAGCGGCGATTCGGACTTCGAGTGGTGGACAGAAGGGAAGAACCGGGTCGAGACCACTGCGCCGGGATCGATGATCGTGCTGCCGGCGGGCACCCGCGACCGGCTGCGCTGGACTGGGCCCTCGGATCGCCTGCTGCTCTCGCTGAAGTCGAACGAGATCGCCAGATTGGCGGAGGAGACGACAGGCTCGCCGGAGGTGAACTTCTCCCCGCAATGGTCGGCGACCGACAGCGGCCTGCGCAATCTGTTGATGGAGATGGGCAGACAGGTACACGACGGCTGGCCACTGGGAAGCCTGTATGCCAACCTGCTGTCGCTTGACCTGCAGCATCATCTGCTTCGGAAGTATGCGGGCGGAGCTTATAAGTCCCCGGTGATCAAGGGCGGGCTGCCACGGCCCCAGCTGCGCCGGGCGATGGAGTTCATGAACGAACACCTCACCACGGACCTGCGCCTGGACGAGATCGCCGAGGAGCTGGAGATCAGCCCCTTCCACTTCGCGCGCGCCTTCCGTAGCAGCACCGGGCAGACTCCGCATCAGTATCTGTTGGACCGGAGGATGGATGAGGCGAAGGCGTTGCTGAGGCATTCTGCGGCGTCTGTTGGAGAGATCGCAGTTCGTTGCGGCTTCAACTCGCCGGTGAACTTCACCCGCGCCTTCCGCGAGCGTGTCGGATGTACCCCGACGGAGTGGCGGCTGCAGGCGAGTTGA
- a CDS encoding ABC transporter permease translates to MLTKLTFANLAHRPVRTLLSILAIAVEVTMILTLVGVSNGTLHESARRARGSGADILVRAPGASSALTLSSSPMSDKFVNILRQEPHIVLATGTMVQPLELFDTITGIDLYQFTRMSGGFRFTQGGPPVNDMDMIVDEPYAREKHLHVGSTVTLLTQKWTISGIYEPGKLARICVKLPVLQRVTGNPGRLSQVYLKVDDSGKAQSIVDALRKTYPEYPIYTMEYYTSLLQVSSVGLLRNFTYVVIGVAMIVGFIVVFMAMYTAVLERTREIGILKAVGSSSGMILNMLLRETLLLAVIGTIVGILLTYVTQWLIVHFAPGGMTQETVYAWWPITGAIAIVGSLAGAIVPGLKAVRQDATEALSYE, encoded by the coding sequence TTGCTTACCAAGCTTACATTTGCCAATCTTGCGCACCGTCCTGTTCGAACGCTGCTTAGCATCCTGGCCATCGCGGTTGAAGTAACCATGATCCTCACCCTCGTTGGAGTGAGCAATGGCACTTTGCATGAATCAGCTCGCCGTGCGCGTGGAAGTGGAGCAGACATTCTGGTACGCGCACCCGGCGCCTCGTCGGCACTGACGCTGAGTTCCTCCCCGATGAGCGACAAGTTCGTCAACATTCTTCGGCAGGAACCGCATATTGTGTTGGCGACTGGAACGATGGTGCAGCCGCTCGAACTCTTCGATACGATCACCGGCATCGATCTGTATCAGTTCACCCGTATGAGCGGAGGCTTCCGCTTCACGCAGGGTGGGCCTCCGGTTAACGACATGGACATGATCGTGGACGAACCCTATGCCCGTGAAAAGCATCTGCACGTTGGCAGCACCGTCACGCTGCTGACACAGAAGTGGACTATCTCCGGAATCTACGAGCCCGGGAAGCTGGCTCGTATCTGCGTCAAATTACCCGTGCTGCAGCGCGTTACGGGAAATCCTGGCCGCTTGAGCCAGGTGTATCTCAAGGTCGACGATTCCGGTAAGGCACAGAGCATTGTCGATGCCCTGCGGAAGACCTACCCGGAATATCCGATCTACACCATGGAGTACTACACCTCGCTGCTTCAGGTAAGCAGTGTAGGGCTCCTGCGCAATTTCACCTATGTCGTGATTGGCGTTGCCATGATCGTCGGATTCATTGTCGTCTTCATGGCCATGTATACGGCCGTTCTTGAACGAACAAGGGAGATCGGCATTCTTAAGGCAGTCGGCAGTTCCTCAGGCATGATCCTCAACATGCTCTTACGCGAGACTTTGCTGCTGGCAGTCATAGGGACCATCGTCGGCATTCTACTGACGTATGTCACTCAATGGCTGATCGTTCACTTTGCTCCAGGTGGAATGACGCAGGAGACAGTGTACGCATGGTGGCCCATTACCGGGGCAATCGCCATTGTTGGATCTCTGGCCGGCGCAATTGTTCCGGGCCTGAAAGCGGTCCGTCAGGACGCGACGGAGGCTCTCTCTTATGAGTAA
- a CDS encoding mobile mystery protein B, translated as MTLFTTGEGNTPLSPDEQADLIPNLATKEELNQWERENIVVAYSWALDRKTLAKQDALSEPYLRELHRRMFNETWRWAGMYRTTEKNIGIPHHQIREQLAVLIGNTRYWIEHKTFPPDRIAIRFHHRLVFIHPFANGNGRHARLMADVLAKLSGRPDFTWGGADIVAQGNIRRGYIDALRAADKNDIEPLLAFARS; from the coding sequence ATGACGCTGTTCACGACTGGAGAAGGAAACACACCTCTCTCGCCCGACGAACAGGCCGACCTCATTCCCAATCTCGCAACCAAAGAGGAGTTGAACCAATGGGAGCGAGAGAACATCGTCGTAGCATACTCATGGGCGCTCGATCGGAAGACGCTCGCAAAACAGGATGCGTTGTCGGAGCCTTATCTTCGTGAACTCCATCGCCGCATGTTCAATGAGACATGGAGATGGGCCGGCATGTATCGCACGACCGAAAAGAACATCGGCATTCCTCATCACCAGATTCGAGAGCAGCTGGCGGTTCTTATCGGAAACACGCGTTATTGGATCGAACACAAGACATTCCCACCCGATCGGATAGCAATACGCTTCCATCATCGGCTCGTCTTCATCCATCCCTTCGCCAATGGGAATGGAAGACACGCGCGGCTGATGGCTGATGTTTTGGCCAAACTATCAGGCCGCCCCGACTTTACCTGGGGTGGCGCTGACATCGTAGCCCAAGGGAATATCCGGCGAGGCTATATCGATGCTTTGCGAGCTGCTGACAAGAACGACATCGAACCGCTGCTGGCGTTCGCACGGTCATAG
- the argG gene encoding argininosuccinate synthase, giving the protein MSVILEHLPTGQKVGIAFSGGLDTSAALHWMKQKGAIPYAYTANLGQPDEADYDAIPRKALEYGAEKAVLIDCRAQLVREGIAALQAGAFHITTAGVTYFNTTPIGRAVTGTMLVTAMKEDGVNIWGDGSTFKGNDIERFYRYGLLVNPDLKVYKPWLDSTFIDELGGRAEMSEFMQRSGFAYKMSAEKAYSTDSNILGATHEAKDLELLSSSFRIVQPIMGVAFWRDDVPVKAEEITIRFEEGFPVALNGTEYTDPVELMLEANRIGGRHGLGMSDQIENRIIEAKSRGIYEAPGMALIFAAYERLITGIHNEDTIEQYRDNGRKLGRLLYQGRWFDSQAIMLREAATRWVAKPITGEVTLELRRGNDYSILNTDSPNLTFKPERLTMEKGESTFSPRDRIGQLTMRNLDIIDTREKLLTYAKSGLIKLSQGTEMPQLNSGEKE; this is encoded by the coding sequence ATGTCGGTCATCCTGGAACACCTACCTACCGGCCAGAAGGTCGGAATCGCCTTCTCCGGCGGCCTGGACACCTCCGCCGCCCTGCACTGGATGAAACAGAAGGGTGCGATTCCGTACGCCTATACGGCCAATCTCGGCCAGCCCGATGAGGCCGACTACGACGCCATTCCGCGCAAGGCACTGGAGTACGGCGCGGAGAAGGCTGTTCTGATCGACTGCCGCGCGCAGCTTGTCCGCGAGGGCATCGCCGCCCTGCAGGCCGGCGCCTTCCACATCACTACCGCCGGCGTGACCTACTTCAACACCACCCCCATCGGCCGTGCCGTAACCGGCACCATGCTGGTGACCGCGATGAAGGAAGACGGCGTCAACATCTGGGGCGACGGCTCGACCTTCAAGGGCAATGACATCGAGCGCTTCTATCGCTACGGCCTGCTGGTCAACCCCGACCTGAAGGTCTATAAGCCGTGGCTCGACTCCACCTTTATCGACGAGCTGGGCGGACGCGCCGAGATGTCGGAGTTCATGCAGCGCTCGGGCTTCGCCTACAAGATGTCGGCGGAGAAGGCCTACTCGACCGACTCCAACATTCTGGGCGCAACCCACGAGGCCAAGGACCTGGAGCTGCTGAGCTCGTCCTTCCGCATCGTGCAGCCGATCATGGGCGTCGCCTTCTGGCGCGACGATGTTCCGGTCAAAGCCGAAGAGATCACCATCCGCTTTGAAGAGGGTTTCCCGGTCGCGCTGAATGGTACTGAGTACACCGATCCGGTCGAGCTGATGCTCGAGGCTAATCGCATCGGCGGCCGTCATGGCCTGGGCATGAGCGACCAGATCGAGAACCGCATCATCGAGGCCAAGAGCCGCGGCATCTACGAGGCTCCGGGCATGGCGCTGATCTTCGCCGCCTACGAGCGTCTGATCACCGGCATCCACAACGAAGACACCATCGAGCAGTACCGCGACAACGGCCGCAAGCTGGGCCGCCTGCTCTACCAGGGCCGCTGGTTCGACTCGCAGGCCATCATGCTGCGCGAAGCTGCAACCCGCTGGGTTGCCAAGCCGATCACCGGCGAGGTTACGCTGGAGCTGCGCCGCGGCAATGACTACTCGATCCTGAACACCGACTCGCCCAACCTGACCTTCAAGCCCGAGCGCCTGACCATGGAGAAGGGCGAGAGCACCTTCTCACCCCGCGACCGTATCGGCCAGCTCACCATGCGCAACCTCGACATCATCGACACGCGCGAGAAGCTGCTGACCTACGCCAAGTCGGGCCTGATCAAGCTGAGCCAGGGCACCGAGATGCCGCAGCTCAATTCGGGTGAGAAAGAGTAG
- a CDS encoding DUF1569 domain-containing protein, with protein sequence MKNLFEAATIAEVKQRMAELTPESRPQWGRMNAAQALAHCGIALSMAAGELTPPRSLLGRVFGRAAINSLFQGKPMGRNAAGHPTAQVTDERDLETERQNLLHRLDSFQADGPAGCTRHPHFFFGKLTPEEWAAFQYIHLDHHLRQFGV encoded by the coding sequence ATGAAGAACTTGTTTGAGGCCGCCACCATTGCGGAGGTGAAGCAGCGCATGGCGGAGCTGACGCCGGAGAGCAGGCCGCAATGGGGCAGGATGAATGCCGCTCAAGCGCTGGCGCACTGCGGAATCGCCCTGAGTATGGCTGCCGGTGAGCTGACCCCACCGCGATCTCTCCTGGGCCGCGTCTTCGGCCGGGCCGCGATCAACTCCTTATTTCAGGGAAAACCGATGGGCCGTAATGCTGCCGGTCACCCCACCGCGCAGGTGACAGACGAGCGCGATCTGGAAACCGAGCGCCAGAACCTCCTCCATCGGCTCGATAGCTTCCAGGCAGACGGTCCCGCCGGCTGCACCCGCCATCCTCACTTTTTCTTTGGCAAGCTTACGCCGGAGGAATGGGCCGCTTTTCAGTACATTCATCTCGATCACCACCTGCGGCAGTTCGGCGTGTGA
- a CDS encoding HEAT repeat domain-containing protein: MYRSVKSSRPRWGSSWLRWFGIFVAFTATAKTQTASPQAPAATTSEHRTPKSSREALQERGVGVDPDSLMKALSHSDPEVRRLAAMRLGTDNVRSATPALKSALQKETDSGVTLSMMGSLFRLAPRSGESYVAGLCQDPALGIQVNLAVANALTTLDVAQAARACAPTLEAWVTKNSPNPDDAANALTALASLQSKLDEETVVRLRKLSIGFLAGQEFGRRIAAIEWLSRDRSAEAQKALEQAMDTEKDPALRDLMKHIVNSRPAK, translated from the coding sequence ATGTACCGATCTGTGAAATCGAGCCGGCCGCGGTGGGGATCGAGCTGGCTGCGGTGGTTTGGCATTTTTGTGGCGTTCACGGCCACGGCGAAGACACAGACTGCATCGCCGCAAGCTCCGGCGGCCACGACATCAGAACATCGCACGCCCAAGTCCTCCCGCGAAGCTCTGCAGGAGCGCGGTGTCGGCGTCGATCCTGACTCCTTGATGAAGGCGCTCTCGCACTCCGATCCAGAGGTGCGGCGTCTGGCCGCCATGCGGCTGGGGACGGACAACGTACGCAGTGCGACACCGGCGCTGAAATCGGCACTGCAGAAAGAGACCGACTCGGGCGTCACCCTCAGCATGATGGGCTCCCTGTTTCGGCTGGCGCCGCGGTCGGGAGAGTCCTATGTCGCCGGGCTCTGCCAGGACCCTGCGCTGGGTATCCAGGTCAATCTCGCCGTCGCCAACGCACTCACCACACTGGATGTAGCTCAGGCCGCCCGTGCATGCGCTCCAACCTTAGAAGCGTGGGTAACGAAGAATTCCCCTAACCCGGACGATGCCGCCAACGCGCTCACCGCACTGGCCTCGCTGCAATCGAAGCTCGACGAAGAGACCGTGGTGCGCCTGCGCAAGCTGTCCATCGGCTTCCTGGCCGGGCAGGAGTTCGGCCGGCGTATTGCCGCGATCGAGTGGCTCAGCCGCGACCGCTCCGCCGAGGCGCAGAAGGCCCTGGAGCAGGCCATGGATACGGAAAAAGACCCGGCCCTGCGCGATCTGATGAAACATATCGTGAATTCCCGGCCGGCGAAGTAG
- a CDS encoding transcriptional regulator: MKENFRRLRAQQIDRMVQPLRSVSLPRPPRGWIRALREAMGVSSSELARRLKANRSLASQQEKAEVGDRITLRSLRACANALDCDLVYAFVPRGATIEETLAARAHAAASLTVRRVEHSMALEDQASGNVELAIEAQTRRVKHSGPSR; the protein is encoded by the coding sequence ATGAAGGAGAACTTTCGGCGGCTTCGTGCTCAGCAGATCGACAGAATGGTGCAGCCTCTTCGGTCGGTGTCGTTGCCTCGCCCCCCAAGAGGGTGGATCCGCGCTCTTCGGGAGGCAATGGGAGTGTCCTCCAGCGAGTTGGCGCGTCGCCTCAAAGCGAACCGCTCTCTGGCTTCGCAACAGGAGAAAGCGGAGGTTGGCGATCGAATCACGCTTCGAAGTCTGCGCGCATGTGCGAATGCGCTCGACTGCGATCTTGTCTATGCCTTCGTTCCCCGTGGCGCCACGATCGAGGAGACGTTAGCGGCACGTGCGCACGCCGCGGCCTCTCTCACCGTTCGTCGCGTAGAACACTCCATGGCGCTGGAAGACCAGGCAAGCGGCAATGTGGAGCTAGCGATCGAAGCTCAGACGCGGCGTGTGAAACACAGTGGACCGAGCCGATGA
- a CDS encoding DUF899 domain-containing protein has protein sequence MPLPTIENPNVVSREAWIEARRNLLVKEKALTRQRDALSEERRGLPWVKIEKEYVFDGPKGKVTLSQLFDGRSQLFIKHFMMGPGATTQCVGCSLEVDHVAGILEHLRNHDITYAAVARAPIEEIEAVRERMDWHFPWVSSFGSDFNYDFNVSFTPEQVASGEALYNFQAAPGWAAGIEDLSGDSVFFKDDKGDIYLTYATFGRGGEEFLGAYRIIEVTPKGREENGPFRSLTDWVRPHNMYGKGGTVEANGRYHQPACGCAVHQQ, from the coding sequence ATGCCGTTGCCTACCATTGAGAATCCGAATGTCGTCTCGCGCGAAGCCTGGATCGAGGCTCGCAGAAACCTTCTCGTCAAAGAGAAGGCCCTCACCCGCCAGCGCGACGCCCTTAGCGAAGAGCGGCGTGGACTGCCCTGGGTCAAGATCGAAAAGGAGTATGTCTTCGACGGCCCCAAAGGCAAGGTCACGCTAAGCCAGCTTTTCGACGGCCGCAGCCAGCTCTTCATCAAGCACTTCATGATGGGCCCGGGCGCGACCACGCAATGCGTCGGCTGCTCCCTCGAGGTCGATCACGTCGCCGGCATCCTGGAACACCTGCGCAACCACGACATCACCTACGCCGCCGTTGCGCGTGCGCCGATCGAGGAGATTGAGGCGGTGCGCGAGCGCATGGACTGGCACTTTCCCTGGGTCTCGTCCTTCGGCTCCGATTTCAATTACGACTTCAACGTCTCCTTCACGCCCGAACAGGTAGCCTCAGGCGAGGCTCTGTACAACTTCCAGGCGGCGCCCGGCTGGGCTGCCGGGATCGAAGATCTCTCCGGCGACAGTGTCTTCTTCAAAGACGACAAGGGGGATATCTATCTGACCTATGCCACCTTCGGCCGCGGTGGCGAAGAGTTCCTCGGCGCCTACCGGATCATCGAGGTCACTCCCAAGGGACGCGAAGAGAACGGCCCCTTCCGCAGCCTTACGGACTGGGTGCGGCCACACAATATGTACGGCAAAGGCGGTACGGTCGAAGCCAACGGGCGCTACCATCAGCCGGCCTGCGGCTGTGCAGTCCATCAGCAATAA